TTAATCACAAACAactgcaaacaaacaaacaaacaacttttcTGCCAGCCAGTGAGAgttcttttttcaaatgtttatttttttctcaaaatcatgcTTAAAAtttgggggtgcggcttatctacgagTGCAGCTTGTACATGAGTTTTTACTGTAAACGTGGCAAAGTGTCCTCTTGCTCTTccccccaacttcaacatcacttgagtcttggaatacagacaattaacgtcgcAAAGTGTCACCCAAATTTATGCTTctcctcaagtaaagataaagtaaagtaaagtaaagtaaagtaaaccaACCATTTTTAACATTGATAActtgtaacagtaattcaactgacaaacctgaggtcgacggtgcgctcattttacttcccCCTGTCTATCAGTTCACCGTTTTCAGGggatttaaagctacttagctacatggacaggaaagaagtcgaaacaaggatgcgagatccgggaatcgaactcaggacctcttgcaccatggccgcgcactaaccgactgtgccaccctcgCTCCTTTATGCTGAGGATTGAaaaaagtaaagataaacaacTGCATTTACCATAAGctaaaagtaataaattatgcTAACCTTTACGCTTTAagttaccttattgttggaaattggTAGCAAAGGCTTGTTGggtgtcaaaattgggtgtgcgtTGAATTAGGGTCAATCCTCAGCAAAAGTGGAAGCAAGGAGAGAATTGAGGGACAGGGACTGGAAATATAGGGTGAAAGGAAAGGATAGGAAATGCTAGAGTATTACACGGGAAGTGGAAAGGCAAATAATGGTTCAGTAAAAAGATTAGGCAGTTAATGAGTTTCATGAAGTGTGCAGTACTTGTGATCACGTATTGAGGAACTTGAAAACTGGAATTGCCTCTCAGCAGAGTATACCTTAGTTAGTTTTCGTCCTCATTTTGACGTAACTAAAAAGGGTTTAAATGTTTCAGCATACTTTCCACTGTAAGTGAGAGTCAAGAACAGACTTTGATTGATGGTATCAGTGCTTTGATGATATTCTGTAAATCACCTGAACTAAAAACACAAGGTAGGTTTACATACATTATCATAACTTAAGCAATTCAATACCACTttgctatcatcatcatcatggatCATCATCATGGATGACATCATCGATCGCCAATCATCATcgataattattataatcattatcATCGATCCTcaatcctcatcatcatcaccatcattaaTAAAAATCACCTGAACTAAAAGTGCAAGGTAAGTTTAcattaattatcataatttaaaCATTTCAATACCCcttccatcatcatcatcaatcatcGTCATCGATCATCGTCATCGATCAATCGtggtcatcatcattattatatcCCCTCAGTCATTTGAtggattaacccattgactcccggggtttctccattgacgagtaaaatcgtctggccggtttaggccggtttgggtgtcaaagggttttAACAGACCTTTCCAAAATAAATTCCCAGAAAAAGGTGGAATTCTATGAATTTGCAACAATTTCAAGTCAGAGAAATGAGGACAACTTAGAATCCAGGAATTTGTGAGACTTTCTTACAGGGGCTGGGTCATGCTATTTTAGGCATTATCAGCagtgatcgaatggtcatacaattaactaaaatatcaaaataactgttaaacactatagaagaactctaacaaagcacagagaagccaagaagggacatggatggacaaaactggagaggattgaaatggattgaatttgggtaaatttgaaaaacgtcggcctaccttttttcaaattgatatcagtctatatcaaaatgtcatttacaaagcttgaaaatcattctcagttgttatgtggccgtgattttgcaaatgaaagactcttgctctgccaatttgacgtttagagctcataattaacaaaattaaacaaaattacctaaaatagcgtgacctagccccttaaTTAACTGATACACTATTTTAGTATTCACCACACAAGAAAATAGTGCTTTCTGTGTGCTCCAATTGCGGGTTCACTGGGAGGTGTGATTACCAGAGTACTACTGAACACAGGCCTGAAATATTGATGAATTTTACTACTCATTCATATTAACTTTTTGCCATTGAACATTGCATTTGCAAACAGCTTTAGCTGATGGTGCACTGGATCCTGTTTTGACTCTTTGTGCAATGAAAGAAGCTATTGCACTTCTTGCCCTGATGACACTAAGTCACATTGTTGAACATCAAGGGAACCTAGCACCCCTCATAGAGGTGTGTAATCTCTGTTAGTTTGTTTTGGTAAGTCAATGATATTCAAGGATGTTCTTCCTCACAATGTGGTCACTCAGGGTGTAGATTCTGACATATAGTGCCAGTCTTGAATCGGACTTGTAATGAAGTCAGCTGCCTAGGAATACTGTTATCTTTATCTAGTGGACTTAAGTTTGATTTTAAGCAGGTGTAAATGCTGATCGAGCTGTAAAATATGCCTTAGTGAGCTATATAGTTGTTTAAAAGTGATCCCACATACACTGCAATCAGATTAGCTTTCTTGCATTGAAAAATATGGTCCCCAGGCTTGATACAATACACTCCAAATCACTTAGTAACTAGCAATGACAAGAACAATGGTTAAAATTGCTTTCATGGCTTCTTTTGAAAAAGGTATTCAGCTTTGAGATTGCTAAATTTTTGACTGGAAGTAACTAAATCAAGGCAATGTCTAAAGGCTgaactacatgtaaataaattctaaaataattatttctacCTTACAGTGGTGTATGTGCTAATTGATTGGTGGAAGTCATAAAATACCTGTCATTAACCCAGTCATTCCTAAGGGACCCCCAGTCAGTGAGTAAAAACCAGCCTGAGGGTTAATCATTAATTTTACATGTACTTATTTTCTATATTTCTGCAGAATAACCGGAATGCTTTGCCAAGAATTTTAGCATTGACAAAAGCGCAAGATGAAAAGGTATCATTCAGCAAAAGTAATGATGAAAGTAACACTAAAAACAGAACATGCACTGGTGATGCAGCCATCCATGGTTATAGTTGAGGcagttgcaaaccacctattatAAGATGAAGTGCATTGATTGATTCATTCTCAGACTGATATTACGTTATCGTTAGAACTGCTGAACCTCAAAGTTTTTGTTACTCATAAGATTCAGGAAATATCATTGAGGATTCTTGCACAGATGTCTGTTGGTACAGATTGGCAAAGGCATCGCATTGTTCAGGTAAGGTGATCATCGCATTCCAAGTAAGTCGACTTATGTTTTGTAATGGTTATGCTGAGtaattgtgttttttttctgaaactaatattctgttttagtataatattattatattactacataggtgattattgaaaatgctCTGCGCTGATTGCTtgccgttgaggtgattattatgTGATAATCACCTAGTaaacgttttttcaaaatggctgcaagctgttttgtcgaggtgacagacaaaGGAATTTATAattgtttcaaagaaaatcatatttttcaaattatcacCTATTATATGTTATTTGCACATTTATCATATTTGATATTTATCGTAATAGCCTGTGATAGATGCAATATAAGTGAGGGATTTGTATCCATTGGGTATTGACGACAATGGAAAGCAGCAAGTAAGCTACTATTAATCCCACATGCATGTAGATCATGTGTGAATTTAACAAatgaaagtggttcagcgttgtctgtactcttattgacaatgatattcgtcatcaccactgtgatgacgaatatcattgttgatattagagtacagacaacgctgaacctttttcgatttgttttttaccgcaATATTTAACACCAAAGGAAGTTTTTATTTaattcagagcgtgaccaagatcatgacacaaagaaagagcaagcatgATCTATAACGTTCTCGCAATCTTATTGGACcaggtttatttcccaaaatgagcgttcctgattggctattacagtGCATGACACATTGATGTGAGCCTGACaggagcagcgttgtctagactctgatcaacaacagcaaattagccaatcagattgcgagattacaagcaattgtggtaaaaattgtATCTGATTTGTATTAATGAAGGTGTTCtaatacatgtagcttattgaaatgtaatttagtttgtaatttattgaaagcaaaaatgtgtGAGTTGAGTATATTCCAGGATGGTGAATTTTGAAGtacttttggttatttttgtaCAGTTGCTGTTCGAATCCACCTCACCTTTCCCCTGGGATCGAAGCTGAAATAAAATAACTGTATCAGTTGTATGGTTTTTATATCTTTACTTCAGAGAGTATTAATGTTgccattttttccttgaaaatgaCCCAATGTACAATGAAGATGTTTGCTGTGTTGCAGGAAGATTTTTCAGTTGGACGATGCTTAGTTGAAGCTCTTACACGAGGATCAAAGAACATCCAAGTTAGTGGTTACTTGTACTGATTTGTTTTGGTATGGAATTATTGCTTAACTAAGCACTTTTATGATAATTATAGTTGGCACTGAAAATTCAATCATGTGGATTCAGTCTTCATACACTGTATTAAACCTCTTGGAAAAAGACTTTTTAGAAAGTTCAaacaataatgaaaaaagacctagatgttgttaatccATTCACCCCTGAAGAGGGGAAGTTTTTTCTGGGTTAATCACTTTCATTGAATTACTTTGTCAAGGTCCTTGTCAATGCTTCATGCTTGATCGCCAATCTCGCAACAGGAGAACAAGATCAGGTGAGTTTATGCATATCTGATTACCGACATGTACTGTACGTATCAGttatcatcaatttttttttattgtaaggTTGATCGATTTGTTTCCAAACATCGAGCTAAAAATCATTGCCATTTGCATTTCAATTGCTACCATTTTGGCTGATACCCATGAACAGTTAGCATCTTTCAGATGTTTCTCTACTGTCTACTTACAAGACATTGCTGGGTgcctttttcctctcttttcttCTCGTGGCACCCACTCCTCTTGTGAGGGATGAAGTACCGTCTTTGTAGAATGAAAGTCCCACATTTTTGCTTTGATTGGAAAAGAATTGTTAAGTTTACTTTTGACTTTAAATTGCACGACTTAGCGTACCTCAGTCTGCAAGTTAAGCAAAATTGGAAGTTTAATCACAGTAAGAATTCACTATAAAGGAAACACTCACATTGCTGTCAGACATTGAATTCCTCTAAGTGAATTCAAGGGAGGCATGGTAAGTTTAGctcaaattatttcagtttaatTTATGACAAGAAAAGAGAGGGAACTATAACTTACAGTCCTGcctggaaaaacaaggttattttgatatttattgTATCTATAAATGTTTCAATTACCGGGTACCTGTAAGTCACAAAAACAaacttattattaattaaattaattaaagtattttaaatattattgtttgtcTAATGATGTAGTCATGTACGGTGTAGATCGTGACATTTCAACTGCATAGTGCTAGTCTTCAGGTGAAGAAGGTGACGCACAAACAGTTGACTTCATTAGACTAGTACGTCGTGATCTACTCACCCCATGTGACAACatcatgaaataaaatgatAGTATTTTAATATGATTGTACTTTTGCAAAAAGAGCAACAAAAACCTATTTCACAAAAGGaaactctttaattttgcaagcCTTTTTATTAATGTGGAAAACTGTCTTTAATAAAATTGGTCGATTTCAGCCTCTTTCCTCCCTGATAGTGACCTCATATGGTGATGCCTTCTTTTTGCTTCTAATTTGGCTGTGATTTgataaaatattaattattacttAGTTAGTGGCTGTCAGATGGTTATACAATTCTTGAATACCGGGtacttatacatgtattttgagATGCAATTTCCTTTTGCGATAGATGTCTCTTAGGGATTGTTTGCAAGCCATGTGCTCATTGACCTCATCTCAGTCAGGACACAAAGACATCCAGGTACTCAATaacaaataacaataatgatgacTTTAACCTTAAACGTAAGAATTATTAATTGTGTCGTGAAACTGAAGTCTTCCATTCCTTAGTTTTCAAACcttccatacgatgtttttgcaATACAGAATAAGATCAGAAGTAAAAGCAAAGATACCTAAGATGTAATGTATATAGTGaaggaaaaaacaattaaggttacttcccaccttcgcggGTGCCCTTCGCCAAAAACATTGTACGCGCGCCAGTTTAAATAAAACCCcaacaaactatatatcattagaaagcttaataaatgtacttgacgaaaaaaatacaattttagcGAAGTTTCCTTTCAGGAAGTGTCACAGGCCGGTAAGGCGTGAAACGaccgagggttcttctattgaatttatcgGCTATCGGATTCCAAAGAACGAGCAAAATGGCTGCACAGTCTTATTCACAAGGCATCAATGAACAAAAGTGTGACGGGctttttcgatattctgattggttgtctagATATCCACGTCTAAAGTTGGAGTAGCTAAAGATGTGCGAGACGTGTTGCGTAAATGGACGCCACGCGAAAAATATGTCAAACATCAAAATTTCCCGACACACTTTTGTTTGTCATTATATATGGAATGTTCTGGCGAAATTTCACGACAATCCGCCAAATCTGCATACCCTATAAATTCGGTCAAAGTGGATGTATTTCTCTCAAAATCATATGCGAGATTTTCGCTTGTAAAGGTTCGTAAGCAACTCGCGCCACGCCTGGAGATTATCTCGCCTGATCAAACCGCAAACCAATGGAACGACAGGACCTCCTACCGTCTGTGACAATAAATGAAGATTTCCCGGGAAAAGCATCGCATTGCAACACGTTTTTTATATCGCTCAGTCGAGTGGAATTCAGGACGTCGACACAATTACAATGGGCAAAGACACTAAAGGCAAAGGCAAAACCCGTGCCAAAAAGGTCAAAGGCGGAAAACGTGCCGCTGAAAAACAAGAGGCGACTAGTAACGAATCGACGGACAGCTCAAGTGTGCCAGTGTTTAGGGCCGTTGGTATcgcattttcctttttcttcatcGCTTCCACCAGATTCCGACGAAGAATCTTGTCCACAAACTGCACTGGCGTTGACTTTGACTTTTAAGGTACTTGCTCCAAGGATTTTCGCCGGCTCCGGGTCTTCAGGAGATGCCGACATTGTCGAAGGTTTTTGGCCAAACCAAGAGCCTTTGTCGCTTTCGGCGaggttctttttctttctttggcaaaatggaaatatttctttcttctttgggccggttttttttttcttttctttacccaaggacttttttctgcttttgatTTTTCCATACGAGTTATTAGAGCTTCCACGTGGGAATTTTGTCAAGTACgtgatgtaaataaaaatatgcaaataacatgAATACGAGCGTGAGCTTTTGCCGCGAAAATTTCCCCAAGAGGTCTCGCCCGTTGACAAGATTATGACACCTTCATAGTTTATTAACTTTGTttgaaaatacgttttttctAAATAACTCGGCCgctttttgagatttttaacattttccttttgtaaacgcTAGATAAAATGACTGACCTAActtttgtcaaataaaaaaaaaaacgattttttcggcctctgaaggtgggaagtaaccttaacttgAAGGGTTTTCTTTTTACAGAAACATGTTTCTAGAGCACTTGGTAACTTTGCAAACTTTCATCAAAATTCATCAATTCTGGTAAgaccattttatttttaattattgtgCATTTCAGTTGGGTATTTTACTACATATGAAGTAAACATTACTTTTATTACTCCATCAATCAATGTTTTTCAGTTGTGGCAAATTTCATCTTGTTGCTTGAATCTGTGAATGTCAAAGTTTAGGAGGAGACTGACTGCACCGATGGTTGGCAAAACCTCACAACCTAGCCATGAACCCTCCGCGCCCCGAGAAGATAGGCATCATGCTGAAAAACAGTGGAAAGTAgaggggggaagggaggggaaaACCACTAGAGCTGCACACAAAATTCTCCTTAATCTTCCCACCACACCGATGAATAAGCTCTACAACCCAAAGCATGAGGAATGCATGCCCAAATAATTCATATTataacaaaaccactgacaacaataACTGACCACAGTCGCTCCTAGACTTGTTAACTTAGTTAAATTGCATTTTACTTGAGTTCATTTCCTGGTTGGGCATGGCTCATAATTTTCAAAAGTAAGACTTCCGAGTTTTGGAATTTCGTCAATCAACATCAGTGCTTCAACCAGAATACCAGTTGTGGTTCAATTGGTTGCACCCATATTAAAGAACAGGGTCATTACCAGCTTACTGatcatgataattattgcacattTTGATTTCGTAGATTGACTATCTTCCAAATATTGTTCAAACACACCTTAAGGTAAGCCATCAACAGTATTTAAACATTTTGACTTGTGCATGtcatttgctttttattttaacatttttaaGTTCAGTTTCTGTTGTGTGTTATTTTTGCACTCTGTTAaccattagggagtttaagaaaccacgacggctatggagacgaaaacgtcactccaaaatataactttgagctgttttaagtatttcatgattattccatcttgtttatattatctAATGTGAgtgaagtgtcctaaaactggattggtacagacggatttgaagtaaagagtgagactgaaagattcacggtAGTTcgttcacgttgtcgtcaaaaccttaaatttggtcatttcacgaagtagttttgacgagtacgggagagaaatgtttaaaaatgcgtgccgcacgtgcagcacgagcattttgattcttttaaccaataatattactgctttttggcgttgccgttgccgttgccgtagccgtcgtcgtttcttaaactccctaataactCCTCAGGCGCAGTACCAAGAAGCCCAGAGTTGattagtaaaatcgtctggcgttagacagagtaaaacctgttaagtctcactcccaggggtcactGGGTTCAATTTCTCATTAATTGACTGACTGTAGTTGGTGAACCATTTGAAAATGCTATTTGTTGTGCATGCATGTACACTGTGTACCGTATCTGATTATATTGCATATTGATCAGACACATTAACATTgattcttgaatttttttttttgtggaagttattTCTGGACGTAGTTTAATGACTTTCAAGTAACTGATTCCTGATGTGTgtgaaattgttttaaaaccTAAAGTGAGTATGATTTGATTTGGAGTAGAATCCAATGAGCAGTTCTAATGTCGTAGGTGGGACTCATACTAGAACTAATTGGTTATACACTGTGTAAACTGTACTTCACAATTTCACCCATATCTAAATTtatagacttgccacaagtcaaCCTCATGAGAATCctaggagaaaatgttttggcaagCGGATGAGCAAGCGACAAAGTCGTGAGACGTCGACTTGTCTAGCTTGTAAGGGTTTCATTTGCATTTCGCACCATAAAAGCGATGAAGTCATTTGCAAGTTCTGCACTTGAATGGTGTAATCCGACGAAAACTAccaaacatgtttgtttctccaaaatcgaaagaggaaatttgtttactttgtgctaaaggtatcagaaacaaagacaaaataaaacgaaagcttatttcaaatcttgagtcgccgcttggaaaggagatctccagtgatACTTTTTGGACCAACACTTTGTGCAGTAATTGTGTtgacagaaacaaaacactagtTTGGAAGATAACAAAGTAAGGGGAAAGCTTtgaatcgtcaagaaagtcaattgatttcgctcatgaaagatcagggaggcttcaggtgtaggagacaTGCTAGACCGGGATTAAAAAGACATGCTAGATCGGGAATAGTAGagatacatcttagtgaaacttaCCATTTAGCAATGCATTAACTCTCATCGATGAAgacacattttaaaatatttgtttcagtCAACGGAAACTGCGTTGATAGttgttgagaatcgcctcgggacttccagacaccagtttatacttaagatttaaAATGTCCTCCAACTGTTGTTTTGAACAATCGTCTCCTTTTTATGACACTCTAATGCCACAACAATTGAGGCTAGAGACaagatctttcatgagtgaagtCAGTGGAACAATTACCAAGATGATAGCATTGCAATCCTCTCCAAGTAAACGATCAAAAGCAGAAGGGGTAgctcaaaggtcagacttttcccagcttgGGTTGGAGCTGACACAAACACATGCTTGAATTGTTTTCCTCTCACTGATAGTCGCACAATTCAGAATATCCTATAGCTTCTTCATCCATCACTTTTTTTGAAAGTAGCACTTCACTGCGTATGGCAAATTTTAAATGACAGCTCTATTCCCTGGGGTCCACGAAgactactctgattggtctAGCTCAATGACCCGTTTTTGGTTTGCTAAAATTGGCACCAATCAAGTACGAAAGGTCCTTCGTCCCGCATGTCATCtacatgagacgaaggacttttgaacGTCTACTAAATTTATAAATTCGATAAATGTCTTGCAGTCAACAGACAGTACAATCAAGTGCCACGGCCTGAGAACAGCCATCTATCTTTTGAGTCATCAACAAGAAAGAGCAGTAGATATATTAATAAGGTATGAATAGCGGAgattatgtccagaaatggagtatcaagtatttatgagtcaatgaatcaatgagtcaatgagttagtgcagttaccctaacccataaaatgaaagctaaaatttcagggtgcgtttgattgaccgtattccggaataggaatacatggaatacaagttggaaatccttcgtttttgcggagattcacagtaaaattgtcaaatatttgctaaaatgttattttaaacttattttttatcatccttgcggCTTCAAAgtgcgccaaacataccgttttaatcatcactccacgtattcttattccagaatagggtcaatcaaacgtgccctcagagagtgcttaggcctaatcactgaaatgagggcttaggcttaatcaataaattattgctatattgactgtgagcctcattgactcatgactcttTGActatttgactcataaatcatgggacctcccAGAAATGCAGGCAATggcaaaaatggcagatttggcaaAATTTAGCCGAAGCTGCCATTTTGGCCAAGTTGACAACTGTTGTGACGAAATTTTGCCAAAGAAGTGATGACTCAACAAATATGGCAGATTTGACGAAATTTCACCAACACTACATGCAAGCCTAACCGCTACTAACCACTACTCCAATTAGTACAACTGCTactgatgatgatgc
The genomic region above belongs to Montipora capricornis isolate CH-2021 chromosome 5, ASM3666992v2, whole genome shotgun sequence and contains:
- the LOC138049015 gene encoding uncharacterized protein, which encodes MAHSTIKIRLYDRDVIPAITEGPANVFSSIPFLLVKARWIADDLAQICPLCSQKFTQIRRKHHCRQCGQVLCNKCCNEKVPLPQLGFEEPERICDNCLEVTALVTKSRSLQMSFKLESAKGLAELCKDPAGLTKVVEMGGVQTLIFLSQSGNDEVKAAVASGLQILSTHPPLHSVMAKCGGIKALCSILSTVSESQEQTLIDGISALMIFCKSPELKTQALADGALDPVLTLCAMKEAIALLALMTLSHIVEHQGNLAPLIENNRNALPRILALTKAQDEKIQEISLRILAQMSVGTDWQRHRIVQEDFSVGRCLVEALTRGSKNIQVLVNASCLIANLATGEQDQMSLRDCLQAMCSLTSSQSGHKDIQKHVSRALGNFANFHQNSSILIDYLPNIVQTHLKSTDSTIKCHGLRTAIYLLSHQQERAVDILIREGAHEVLTNLGTFHGIVDAIQTGLLKIVSPLSDCTVTK